GTTCAGAGCGACTAGGGACATGTTATAGAACAATAACAGATCCAAGAAAGCACCAAACTAGTTCCAAGTTAGTTTCCACACAAATAACACATTGGCACACTTCAGCGGGGCTAGCGGCTTTTGGGAAGAGAATCCTAACCTGTTCTCTATGGCGTGGTTGATGCAATCGAAAGCGTTGACAAAGTCCCCCTTGGTAACATTTGACTCATTTCGTTGATCAATTGGTGTTCCTCTGTTTTCTCCTCCCCTCCTTGCTCCCCACCACCTGAATCCTCACTATGCTTCAACGACGGATccctgtgctcacctcgaggcacaGGAGTGTAGAAGCTGACAACTGGAATCAAATAACAAAAGAGATGATCACCGCACACCCTCCTCGCCCGCTCTGATTGCAGTTCGATCATGAAGATGCCATCAACCGTGGTCAGGAAAATGGTATTTGCTCCCTCGGCAAAGCCCAGCACTTGCACTCTGGTCTCTGCATCCACAAGAGCACCAACTGGGAGCAAATTTTCCAGGTAGACGACCCGGCTCAGCATCCATCGTGCATCAGCCCTGTCACTCACCTCCCTTGACCACAATTTGAGCTGCTGATTCAACCTTTGGCAAACTCCCAGTCCACCGTCCTCGGCGAGCATGATGGTATATTGGCCGCAGACCAGCTCATGGTTTGGTGGGTTGAACACAGCCAGTCTGTGCCTTGCCAAGTCACACTCTAGAATGAATCCATCATCAGACATGAAGTAGAGCAGAGACTTTCCAACGAGCACACTGGAATAAAATGTAAAGATCATGGGCATGGGCGAGCGGCGGGGCAACGAGGTCGGCTCGCCCCAGGTGCCAGTCTCCGACGAGTATGCACACGCCGACGTGAGATAGCAGTCGTCGTCAGTGACTTGGCCTACCACGACCGAGAGGATGAAGAGCACGCGGAAAGGGCCCCCGAGGCAGGCGCGGTGGTCGCACCCGTCCGCCGCGCAGAAGACGGCCGCCATGGGGAAGTTGCTCTCGAGCGCCGCGGGCACCGGTATGCGCTGCTGGGCACCCGTGATTGGCTCCCACACGAGAAGCTCCTGAGTTTCCGGGGACTGGGGGTTGGAGAGGAAGAGGGCGCGGCCGTGGCGGCAGTCGAGGGTCCGCCAGAACCGGCCGTCCGGAGCGGCGAGGGAGAAGGACGACGCGGTGGTGGGGATGAATCGTGGGACGCGCTCGCATTCCAGGTCGTGGAGGAGGCCGAGCACCGGGGGCGCCCGGTGGAGctcgtggaggcggcggcggaagtggGGGCGGGAGACGGCGCAACCCCAGTCCTTGCAGACGAGGGAGGCGCGGAGGAGGCAGGCCGGGTCGTcgggcgggaggcggaggaggatctctTCGAAGAGCTCGTCCAGGATCGCCGGCGGGGATGCTGCCATGGTGGTGCGCCGGGGGATGGTGGGATGGTTTGACCACCTGGAGCAGATTGGGGATTTTGGAGCCCGGCTTTCCAGCCCGACTGTCTCACGGCCTACCGCAGGAAAGAAATCGCTTTAATGATTAACTTGCCCGAACATATTTAAAGGGTCCCGATAACCGCCACACATGTGTGTTAAACACAATATGCATGATATGATGGCGTGTTCAGCAAGGAGGATCTCTATCGAAGGAGGAGTAGTTAGACAGGATAGATATTCATGTAGTCTTTATCTTGTTATCCCTTGTATTCTTGTTTCCCAAGTTGTAATCTCTCCAACGACATGTACGCGTATTGGGCTCGCAACCCCTCTATTTAACACGCAGCACGTCGGCCTGGATCGGCAAGACGTTTACCGCAAtcgcacatggtatacagagctaCCTTCTTCCCAAAACCCTAGCTACCCATCTCCACCAAAGTGCACAGCATgtcttcctccacctcctcctccttccagcCAAACCTCAGCGGCGGAGTCACGGAGAAACTCTCCCGCACCAACTACATCCTGTGGCGGACTCAGATCACGCCACAGCTGCGGGGCGCCGGCGTCTATCACTACGTCGACGGCACGTCGACCGAGCCGGCCAAAACCCACGTCACCAAAGATGCCGCTGGGAAAGAAACCGAGGGGCCGAATCCTCTCCATCCGCTCTGGGTGAAGGAGGATCAGCAGGTCCTTGGATATCTACTCCAACACCTATCCAAGGAGGTGCTCGTCACGGTGACTGTGATCACCACGGCGCGCGAACTCTGGGTGGCGCTGGCGAGCATGTTCTCGTCGCAGTCCCTCAGCCGCGTCAACAACATTCGCACGTCGCTGATCAACGCGCAGAAGGGCAGCCAATCGGTGTCCTCCTTCTTCGCCACCATGAGGGGGCTTGCTGATGAGCTCGCCGCGGCGGGAAAACCGATCCAAGACGACGAGCTCATATCCTACATCATCCACGGGCTGGACCAAGACTATCAGCCCCTCGTCTCCGCCTTGGACGCCCGAGTCACTCCGGTAACCCTTGATGAGCTTTTCGCTATGCTTAGCAACTTTGATCAGCGTATGGCGCAGTTTCacggctccggcggcggcagcggcttccGGTCCTCGGCCAACTCTGTCTCCAGAGGTCGCGGTGGCGGCTCTCGCTCTCGTTCCTCCTCTCGTGGCAAGGGGAGGTccagtggcggcggtggcggcggcttctCCAACAACACCCGCGGCGGCGGGCGCTCTGGCAGCGCAAAAGGGCGCCGTGGTGGCGGCTCCAACAGATCGCGTCCGGACCTCCCTCACTGCCAAATTTGTGGCAAACTTGGTCACACGGCGAGGGACTGTTGGTACCATTacgaagatgatgatggtgattcCTCACAAGATGAAGAAAAAGGTGCTGCTGCCGCCGATGGTTTCTATGGGGTAGACACAAATTGGTatgtcgatagtggagccacaaatcacatCACCAATGAGCTTGAGAAGGTCACCATGAAGGAGAAGTATCGTGGAAAAGATCAAATCCACACGGCAAGTGGTGAAGGTATGGGCATACGTCACATTGGTCATTCAATTTTTAATACCCCCAAACGCAAAATACATCTCAAAAGAATCTTGCATGTCCCTAGTGCCCACAAAAATCTTCTCTCTGTTCATAGAGTTGCT
Above is a window of Triticum dicoccoides isolate Atlit2015 ecotype Zavitan chromosome 5B, WEW_v2.0, whole genome shotgun sequence DNA encoding:
- the LOC119312618 gene encoding uncharacterized protein LOC119312618 isoform X4 encodes the protein MAASPPAILDELFEEILLRLPPDDPACLLRASLVCKDWGCAVSRPHFRRRLHELHRAPPVLGLLHDLECERVPRFIPTTASSFSLAAPDGRFWRTLDCRHGRALFLSNPQSPETQELLVWEPITGAQQRIPVPAALESNFPMAAVFCAADGCDHRACLGGPFRVLFILSVVVGQVTDDDCYLTSACAYSSETGTWGEPTSLPRRSPMPMIFTFYSSVLVGKSLLYFMSDDGFILECDLARHRLAVFNPPNHELVCGQYTIMLAEDGGLGVCQRLNQQLKLWSREVSDRADARWMLSRVVYLENLLPVGALVDAETRVQVLGFAEGANTIFLTTVDGIFMIELQSERARRVCGDHLFCYLIPVVSFYTPVPRGEHRDPSLKHSEDSGGGEQGGEEKTEEHQLINEMSQMLPRGTLSTLSIASTTP